The sequence AAATCAGGTTCCTTATTGAACCTGACCACGTCGCTGGCAGGGCAGGGGGAAATCCCACCGCCCCAGGTCCCGTCACGACCCCCTCACAAGATTTAGTAGCCATAACGAGGTTTGCGCCCATGGCAAACGGACCATGAAAATGGCTCCCAGTGTGTCCCCTCCCACAGACGGAGAAAGAGGCCAATTGCAGAAAAGATATTTTTAGTTATACATAAAGAACAAAAACAAGCTGACAAGATACAAAAACAAATGATGCCCGAAGAGAGCCGGCCAGTTACACTAGGTGAGAAACCGCTCACTGTACTGCAGGCTGgcacacaggacaccaccacgTAGCCCTCTGGAGACACTGAGCTGGTcccagctctgccctctccaCAGAGTGCCCTTTAGGACACTGCGCCCGCTGATAAATATGGTACTTTAAGCCTTTTCCTTTCATCTTGTTGTCCAGCCACTGGTCACTGAACTGGATCACGTGGTGGAGGAGTATCTGCCGTTTCTCAGCACTAAGCAGGGAGCCCAGGCACATGGGGTGAATcgcagacaggtacagcacctcATTCTTAATGATATTACCTGGAAacagagattacagagagagattaacaacaacaaaataattgAACCCAACCAAAAATAAACAGCAGGATGAAAGGTCAAAGTGCAGAACAGAGAGTGAAAGGTCAGGGAGGGTCATGCAAATAGCCTTTTCCAGTGAAATATTCCCTCCTTGGAGGCAGCCAGTGGGAAGGAGAGGACAGCTGGTGCAGGTAGATGCAAAGTCACAATAGTTATTTTATATTTGAAAAGGTTTATTAAAATACATTTCAAAGCGAAAAGCAGATGTTAAGAGAAACTTGGGTATTCTTGTGCAAGGGACTAAAACACAGTAAGCATTGGAAAGGTAAACGGCATGTTTGCTTTTATTGAAGACAGGATGGAATCTCGGGAATAAGGAAGGCTTGCTCCAATTGTCCAGGGTTTTGCTaaaaccacagctggagtattttgCACACTTTCCTTCTCCTAACACATTTGATTGAATTTGTTGAGCATCTGACTAGGTGTTTCGATGtgggtagtgtagttgatgtagtttacatggatttcagcaaagcctttgacaaagtcccacatgggagacttgtaaagaaggcaaatgcacatgggatacaggggaactgaTTAACTGGATTCCAAgctggcttagctgtaggagacagagggtgatgacagacggctgctttagtgactggaagccagtgatcAGTGATGTACCACAGGGACCTGCGCCGGGAgccctattattcatcatttatataaatgagtgAGATGACTatatggggggtaggatcagaaaGTTTGAGGGTGACACAAAGAtgggccgggtggttaacagtgaggccgagagtcttgggttacagtaAGATatcgacgggatggtcaaatgggcagaaaagtgaccGATGGAATCTAaccctggaaagtgtgaggtgatgcactttggaaggagcaatttgacaaggaaatagtcaatgaatggcctgacattgggaagttccgaggaagaAAGGGGCCTTGGCGTGTCTGTCCATAGGTCTCTGaatgcagaagggcaggttaatagggtgggggAAAGGGCATTTGGGAGattaatgttatcgtaatttgcctttccccagtttagccccttaacgcgagggttaccctcatccctgtccaaatgTACCCTAAAgcatacggaattgtggtcactactcccaaaatgctcccctactgaaacctcaaccacctgtccaggctcattccccaatacagagtctagtatggccccctccctggttggattgtcaacaaACTGGATCAAAAAAccctcctggacacatctaacaaactgctctccatccgagcccctggctgtaagggattcccagtcaatatgggggaagttaaagtcgccccatcacaactaccctgatTTTTCACACCTTTTCTATATCGGACTACACAACAgctcctctgtctcctgcgggctgttgggaggcctgtagtacatagaacatacagtgcagaaggtggccattcagcctatcgagtctgcaccgacccacttaagccctcacctccaccctatccccgtaacccctcctaacctttttggtctctAAATCATGGCCAatgcgcctaacctgcacgtctttggactgtgggaggaaactggagcacccggaggaaacccacgcagacacggggaggacgtgcagactccacacagacagtgacccaagccgggaatggaacctgggaccctggcgctgtgaagtaactgtgctaaccactgtgctgccgtgctggccccaacattgtgatttcacccttcttattcctgagctccacccataatgcctcactacaaGATCGCTCCAATGTGTCCTCtctcaacacagctgtgatctgctccctaatcagcaatgcccctcccccacctcctttgTTACCCCTTCTGTCCCGTCTAAAACACCGGTATCCCGGaacgttaagctgccagtcctgtccctcctttaaccatgtctccgtaattgcaattacatcattgttcggttagcactgttgctcacagcgccggggtcccaggtttgattccctgcttgggtcactgtctgtgtggagtctgcatgttctccctgtgtctgcgtgggtttcctccgggtgctccggtttcctcccacaagtcccgaaagacgtgcttgttaggtgaattgggcattctgaattctacctgtgtacctgaacaggcgccagagtgtggggactaggggatttttctcagtaacttcattgcagtgctaatgtaagcctacttatgacaataaagattcttattacttATCATTAGTTTCATGCAGTAATCCAGGCTCACAGTCCACCCGTCTTATTTCTTCTTGTATTGAAGCAAACTCACTCCGGACCTACAGTCCCGCTGCGCCCTGCGGCTTTCCCTCTGCTCTAAGTTTATCACAGTATCACGttatccccagtctctacacttactGGCCACTGTTCCGTTTCCCACCCCCATCACACACAGAGagaaagattattatagaatttacagtgcagaaggaggccattcggcccatcgggtctgcaccggctcttggaaagagcaccctacccaaggtcaacacctccgccctatagGCCGGAGATCTCGGCCGCAATTCTCTGGTCCGGCGCTAGAGCGCGGGCGACAAAACGGGAGTACTTTCCTTCAGCGCTGACGCCGATTTCGAGGCCCAATTcttgggtcctgggggggccagcatggcgctgccAGCTGCCGGTCCCGGCGTCGACCCGGCGCCgtggagtccgcgcatgtgcagttgggccagcgCCAGCTagcgcagggatccaggagccggcgcggaaggaaagtGGTccacagccagagaggctggcccgccgattggtgggccccaatcgcaggccaggccaatacggactacggaggccccccccgccaGGCCAATACGgactacggagccccccccccccgctcaggcCACTCCCGGACCCTTCTACCCCGAGTTCCCGTCagcccagagcatgttagaacgccGCCGAAGGGACTCGGAATTTTTTGgccggccgctcggagaatcgcggcgctGCCGGAGGATCGCGGCTACGGCCGtttacggcgattctccgtgcagcCCAGCACCATGCGCACCCACCCGTCTCTTCACGAATGTCATCCCGGAATcggggcgggtcggagaatcacgcccatagtatATGTAATGTATAATTAACGTAAATCTATATATGTTTTATATctaatgtgtgtatatataatgtTTAACTGTTATATTCCAGTCCCCTTACAATGAACATCAACATTTCATTCACCTTCATCACCTGCTGTATCTGTAATACTAACTGCATCACGGAACtccaatccctctgtacctccaaATTCAAAATCACTGTTTTGCTATTCATCCTGCCAGAGTGGGCaagttcacatttccccacattataccccATCTGCCAAATATTTTGCCCACtcatgtccctttgtagcctccttacgtcctcttcactgattactttcctacctgtctttgtgtcatcagcaaatttggcgagcatcctttcatccaagtcattgtcgCTTTCTGCTCCTGCTCTGTTATTTACTGTGCAAACTGGACTAGTTGCTGTCAGCAATCTTACAGACAGGACTCAAGTCAATTCTAAATGTAGTGAAGTGTTGAGGCTTCAGGACAGATCCGTCTGGAACATTATGTTGCACTATATCAGAGAACAGTCTCTTTAACCCAATACACTCCTCCCGCTGTAGCCTCTCTATCAGTCGATTATACAGTTAAAGTGTTCAGTCATTCTTGGCTCTGATTATAAATTCCAGTTACTTGCTCACAATGATGTTAAATTGTtacctgatttattttcttctttAATGATGCAGTGAAATCAAACCGGGTATTGGAGCAGTTCtggaacaaggggcggaattctccgacccccccccccccccagggtcggtgtaaatcctgcccccgccgtggccggaattctccgccacccgggaatcggcgggagcgggaatcgcgctgtgccaatcggcgtgccccccacggcgattctccggcccgaagtcccgccgctgacaggcctctcccgctggcgggaattggagcacctctggtggcggcgggattggcggcgcgagcaggcccccggggtcctgggggggggggggggcgatcggaccccggggggtgcccccacggtggcctggcccgcgatcggggcccaccgatcggcgggcgggccagtgccgtgggggcactctttttcttccgccgccaccacggcctccaccatggcggaggcagaagagatcccccagcgtgcatgcgccggtggtgacgtcagcggccgctgacgcaccagcgcatgcgtgaaccggcgaaggcctttcggccagccccgacgccgggcggcaggcgtcaaaggccgttggcgccggttttggcgccagtcagtgtggccccaaccactccggcgcgggcctagcccccaaaggtggagagaattctgcacctttggggaggcccgatgccggagtggttggcgccactccgctacgccgggaccccccgccccgccgggtaggggagaatcccggccaaggagaGTTCTGCAATGGGTGGGATCATGGGCGGGAAATATTGAGTGAGGAGAATGGGGTAACTGTAACCTGtggcctgtcataatatccactcatgtatataatgagatgcagacaggcagtgattgacacataggatgaccagtaagcatacagcacagagcagccaatcaccagacaggacactaccactataaagccagagggcactaggtttcccgctctctcgggacccagttactgagacagtcagagcccacgaGCTAGCGAGCACAACCACCATGCGGTAgctggtaagtctggtcaggctactacaaggtcaccagtcagttcagtatagtgtcgacccacagctgaatatgtacagcagttctctagttgaataaaacagtgttggatcttctcctgtgttagacgtctgtttctaacttccctgcatcgagtgcagtccacatcaaaccaacctgcctaacgcaTCATGGTCTACCTGTACTGGGGCTGATGTGTCTGAGATTACAATGGAGTTACCACGGGTTACGAGGCAAAGGCATCGCGAAACCCTGACAGTTCAGAATTAAAGTCAAAACAACAATCAATCAATAAACAtcattcattctctctctctccctccatttctctctctcccccctccctccattcactGCCCCCTCTCTGTTACATAAACTGTCTCCCAATTGCCATTCTTTGGAAGTTGGAGGTTGCTACTGACCCAGTCCAGAGAAGAAATGCTGGTTAAGCAGGGTGTAGCAGATTGGCTGAGGTAGTTGCAATGCCTGCATTGCCACATTCCTGTCGAACCCTGGGCACAGGATGTCCGAGGTATGGCTGGAGGAAGGGCTGCCGCACGGACAGATCCGGCAATTGTAGAATACGAGGAACTGCCCTCCTGGGAAATACAGCACCAACCTGCGGAGGGAGAAGGAGAATGATTGGCCGAGAGCCCCACCAACATTTCAACCTCCTCACGCACACAATCCCATGTTTTCTCCCCCAATCCCAGACATTCACCcgggggaaattgtccaggtgccaCTTGCCTTTCTGGGTGATTTTGCCTGTCAGTTTCCGCAGGGAGTGGCAGCGTGCAGTTTCACTGAACCACTGAGATCAGAGTGCGATACAGTCCtaacctgatccaccaccctgAATTCCAACTCTGGGACACTTCTGTAACTCAAGGAAACTCAGtcactcgggtcactgtctgtgtggagtttgctctttctccccgtgtgtgtgtgggttttctccaggtgctccggtttcctcccacagtccaaacacgtggttaggtggattggccgtgctaaattgcccttagtgtccaaaaaggttagatggggatggggtggaggctcggtagggtgctcttttcaagggtcagtgtagactcgatgggccgaatgtcctccacctgcactgtaaggattctatcagTCTAAGTCCAACTTCATTTCTAAGTACTGTCCCAGATTAGAACGTGCAGGGGTAGGGGCAGGGTTACGGAGAGaattcagcagagggcagcagagcggagctactgattggctgttctggggagatttgcatacatgcagtgccgtcagcctaatttgaaggtgtacctgcgaaagagacccgaggagttcgagtgaaagcaagcatccagcagagcggagctactgattggctgttctggggagatttgcatacgtgcagtgcggtcagcctaatttgaagtggtttgtgaaggggctgttgtcaagtgacaatcgggaaggtaagtttatttctttaaaaacttaccttgaagggtgacatcacagcaaagcagtgacctgattggctggcaaggaaagtgctccaattagcagttgctgggagaaatttaactcttcgtgtgttggtgagtattgtgatcggtaagtaaaatctttattcctttcacttattaattatttgatactatatttgtaatcagttaaggtaaagggtaaaaatggcaggagatcccagacccatgttatgctcctcgtgcacaatgtgggagttcagggacgcggccgatgcccctgactccttcatgtgcaggaagtgtgtccagctgcagctcctgttagaccgcatgacggctctggagctgcggatggactcactttggagcatccgcgatgatGAGGAgctcgtggatagcacgttcagtgagttggtcacaacgcagattaggattggtgacggagacagggaatgggtgaccaaaaggcagagaaagagcaggaaggcagtgcaggtgtcccctgcggtcatctccctccaaaacaggtataccgttttggatactgttgggggagatgtctcaccaggggaaggcagtagtggacaggctcatggcaccgtggctagctctgctgtacagaagggcgggaaaaagactggcagggctatagtcatagaggattcaattgtaaggggagtagacaggtgtttctgtggtcggaaacgagactcccgaatggtatgttacctcccgggtgctcgggttagggatg comes from Scyliorhinus canicula chromosome 1, sScyCan1.1, whole genome shotgun sequence and encodes:
- the LOC119966216 gene encoding endonuclease 8-like 2; this encodes MKAFRARLVLYFPGGQFLVFYNCRICPCGSPSSSHTSDILCPGFDRNVAMQALQLPQPICYTLLNQHFFSGLGNIIKNEVLYLSAIHPMCLGSLLSAEKRQILLHHVIQFSDQWLDNKMKGKGLKYHIYQRAQCPKGHSVERAELGPAQCLQRATWWCPVCQPAVQ